The following coding sequences lie in one Spirosoma sp. KUDC1026 genomic window:
- a CDS encoding PQQ-binding-like beta-propeller repeat protein, which produces MNGQVGGGKNNAAIGLWLLLLVAVVGCHAPDAVIPSAGPAPVPVVTTPPSVSLTVPFVYVGSYDNHLYALDTTNGAVRWSFRADTSIHSSPVVAYGMVYVGSNDYSLYALDAATGTRRWTFRTGAAVYSSPTVVDGRLFVGSQDGTLYALDATTGSLLWVLNTSFGLASRVYGLYSSPAVLNGMVYIGGQDNDVYAVDAATGRLRWRFRTQGHILSSPIAVGNTVYIGSSDKRLYALYAATGTRRWAFATDEIIYASPVVANGVVYVGSYDNNLYALDAATGTVRWRFRTNTSIYASPVVVGNLVYLASRDHSLYVIDAATGRGNQLFQANYDLYATPLVTGGTVYVGSNDTRFYAIDRSSGRVRWSFQTGGVIVSSPVLAQRNKTVGIYPTISGAK; this is translated from the coding sequence GTCACGCGCCCGATGCCGTTATTCCGTCAGCCGGCCCTGCGCCGGTTCCCGTCGTGACCACGCCCCCCAGCGTCAGCCTGACCGTACCATTTGTCTATGTGGGCAGTTACGATAACCACCTCTACGCCCTGGATACCACCAATGGAGCGGTACGCTGGTCGTTTCGGGCCGATACGTCCATTCATTCCAGCCCGGTTGTTGCCTATGGTATGGTTTACGTGGGCAGCAACGATTACAGCCTCTACGCACTGGATGCCGCGACGGGAACGCGTCGCTGGACCTTTCGGACGGGCGCGGCCGTTTATTCAAGTCCTACCGTCGTCGACGGGCGGCTGTTCGTGGGCAGCCAGGATGGAACGCTGTACGCGCTGGATGCCACGACGGGTAGCCTGCTCTGGGTGCTGAATACGTCCTTCGGGTTGGCGAGTCGCGTGTATGGATTGTATAGTAGTCCAGCCGTGCTGAACGGGATGGTGTATATTGGGGGTCAGGATAATGACGTGTACGCCGTCGACGCGGCTACCGGTCGGCTGCGCTGGCGATTTCGGACTCAGGGGCATATTCTATCGAGCCCCATAGCGGTTGGGAACACCGTATACATCGGCAGCTCGGACAAACGGCTGTACGCGCTGTACGCGGCTACGGGGACCCGGCGCTGGGCTTTTGCCACCGACGAGATTATTTACGCCAGTCCGGTAGTAGCCAACGGTGTCGTGTACGTGGGGAGTTACGACAACAACCTGTACGCGCTGGACGCGGCCACGGGCACGGTGCGCTGGCGGTTCCGGACTAATACGTCGATTTACGCCAGCCCGGTCGTCGTGGGCAACCTGGTCTACCTGGCCAGTCGCGATCATTCCCTTTACGTAATAGATGCGGCTACGGGGCGGGGAAATCAGCTGTTTCAGGCTAACTATGATCTGTACGCAACCCCGCTGGTGACGGGCGGTACGGTCTACGTAGGAAGTAATGATACGCGTTTCTATGCTATTGATCGGTCGTCGGGCCGAGTACGCTGGTCGTTCCAGACGGGGGGTGTTATTGTGTCGAGCCCGGTGCTGGCGCAACGGAACAAAACAGTTGGGATCTATCCAACCATTAGTGGTGCCAAATAA